Proteins from a single region of Halorubrum sp. 2020YC2:
- a CDS encoding VC_2705 family sodium/solute symporter, with translation MTGASLLLQSDLLPEALDISFKLGPSVLVIAMLGLFLTIGFVFRVADTENMWVAGRSIGNVENGMAIGANWMSAASYLGMAASIALAGFYGLVYVVGWTTGYFILLIFLAAQLRRFGKYTAPDFVGDRFNSDTARAIAAVTTFLIGFVYAIGQAKGMALVGLYIFGNYGAYVPGLDGYQVMVVAMMVVTVAYLTLSGMLGATKNQAVQYVILILAFVVGLFVVGYTNGYSTVLPQLEYGALISQLGSEFSEPFASSSYYLWVATTFSLIVGTCGLPHVLVRFYTVESERTARWSTVWGLFFICILYWSAPAFAAFGTDLYSQNVGATYGDPGMTSAASEVIVVLAAQLSGLPSWFVGIVAAGGIAAAIATVAGLFIAGSSAISHDIYTNIINEDATQRQQILVGRLSIVALGALTTLAALNPASSIAALVGYAFSLAGSVLFPMFFLGMWWENANRQGALAGMTTGLTLWSLPMINEIVPTYIGSLEAPLSAGLATWMPAIGSALITLPVVFVVTIVVSMATDEPSLETKRIVRQCHSPEPMGQQETAEDVVAADGGEDVATDGGRAVDDAAAEGDRAVDDAAAEGDRAVDGDEATEER, from the coding sequence ATGACGGGCGCTTCGCTGCTCTTGCAGAGCGACCTGCTCCCGGAGGCCCTCGACATCTCGTTCAAGCTAGGGCCGTCGGTCCTCGTCATCGCGATGTTGGGGCTGTTCCTCACCATCGGGTTCGTCTTCCGCGTGGCCGACACCGAGAACATGTGGGTCGCCGGTCGGTCCATCGGGAACGTCGAGAACGGGATGGCGATCGGCGCCAACTGGATGTCGGCCGCGTCGTACCTCGGGATGGCGGCGTCCATCGCGCTCGCGGGGTTCTACGGCCTCGTCTACGTCGTCGGCTGGACGACGGGCTACTTCATCCTGCTCATCTTCCTCGCCGCGCAGCTGCGGCGGTTCGGGAAGTACACGGCGCCGGACTTCGTCGGGGACCGGTTCAACTCCGACACCGCGCGCGCCATCGCGGCGGTGACGACGTTCCTCATCGGCTTCGTCTACGCCATCGGGCAGGCGAAGGGGATGGCGCTCGTCGGGCTGTACATCTTCGGTAACTACGGGGCGTACGTCCCCGGCTTAGACGGGTATCAGGTGATGGTCGTCGCTATGATGGTCGTCACCGTCGCCTACCTGACGCTGTCCGGCATGCTGGGCGCCACGAAGAACCAGGCGGTCCAGTACGTCATCCTGATCTTGGCGTTCGTCGTCGGGCTGTTCGTCGTCGGCTACACCAACGGCTACTCGACGGTGCTGCCGCAGCTGGAGTACGGCGCGCTGATCAGCCAGCTCGGCAGCGAGTTCTCTGAGCCGTTCGCCTCGTCGAGCTACTACCTCTGGGTCGCGACGACGTTCTCGCTGATCGTCGGCACCTGCGGGCTCCCGCACGTGCTCGTCCGGTTCTACACGGTCGAGAGCGAGCGGACGGCCCGCTGGTCGACGGTCTGGGGGCTGTTCTTCATCTGTATCCTCTACTGGAGCGCTCCGGCGTTCGCGGCGTTCGGCACCGACCTCTACTCGCAGAACGTCGGCGCGACGTACGGCGACCCCGGCATGACGAGCGCGGCCAGCGAGGTCATCGTCGTGCTGGCGGCGCAGCTGTCGGGGCTCCCGTCCTGGTTCGTCGGCATCGTCGCGGCGGGCGGTATCGCCGCGGCCATCGCGACGGTCGCCGGGCTGTTCATCGCCGGCTCCTCGGCCATCAGCCACGACATCTACACGAACATCATCAACGAGGACGCGACGCAGCGTCAGCAGATCCTCGTCGGCCGCCTCTCGATCGTCGCGCTGGGCGCGCTGACCACGCTTGCGGCGCTCAACCCCGCGTCCTCGATCGCCGCGCTCGTGGGCTACGCGTTCTCGCTCGCCGGCTCCGTGCTGTTCCCGATGTTCTTCCTCGGCATGTGGTGGGAGAACGCCAACCGGCAGGGCGCGCTCGCCGGGATGACGACCGGACTCACCCTCTGGTCGCTCCCGATGATAAACGAGATTGTCCCGACGTACATCGGCTCCCTCGAGGCGCCGCTGTCGGCGGGACTCGCGACGTGGATGCCCGCCATCGGCTCGGCGCTCATCACGCTCCCGGTCGTGTTCGTCGTCACCATCGTCGTCTCGATGGCGACCGACGAGCCGTCGCTGGAGACGAAGCGGATCGTCCGGCAGTGTCACAGCCCCGAACCGATGGGGCAACAGGAGACCGCCGAGGACGTCGTCGCCGCCGACGGCGGCGAGGACGTGGCGACGGACGGCGGCCGCGCAGTTGACGACGCGGCCGCCGAGGGTGACCGCGCAGTTGACGACGCGGCCGCCGAGGGTGACCGCGCAGTTGACG
- a CDS encoding DUF4212 domain-containing protein, which translates to MTENTSRERDDAATDGGRAPNDAATDGGRARDDAATDGGRARDDAATDGGVASGAAQAHNDTDYLGAEVNILNPSTPYMRDHLRIVWTGFAIWVLAVWGPVTLTRIATEPMTQTMPILGFPLHYFLVAFGAPTSALLLAFWYSRKRDALDEKYGIEHTDVAATDGGVDE; encoded by the coding sequence ATGACAGAGAATACCTCACGCGAACGAGACGACGCGGCGACCGATGGTGGCCGCGCACCTAACGACGCGGCGACCGATGGTGGCCGCGCACGCGACGACGCGGCGACCGATGGTGGCCGCGCACGCGACGACGCGGCCACCGACGGCGGCGTCGCCTCGGGAGCCGCACAGGCGCACAACGACACCGACTACCTCGGAGCGGAGGTGAACATCCTGAATCCGAGCACGCCGTACATGCGCGACCACCTCCGTATCGTCTGGACGGGGTTCGCGATCTGGGTGCTCGCGGTGTGGGGACCGGTCACCCTGACGCGGATCGCGACCGAACCGATGACGCAGACGATGCCGATACTGGGCTTCCCGCTTCACTACTTCCTCGTCGCGTTCGGCGCGCCGACCAGCGCGCTACTCCTCGCGTTCTGGTACTCGCGGAAGCGGGACGCGCTCGACGAGAAGTACGGTATCGAGCACACTGACGTCGCCGCGACCGACGGAGGGGTCGACGAATGA